A single window of Falco rusticolus isolate bFalRus1 chromosome 6, bFalRus1.pri, whole genome shotgun sequence DNA harbors:
- the IFNGR1 gene encoding interferon gamma receptor 1 isoform X2, protein MPLKNLWPKDKSRLKKDEHSVFIKKRGGSRSLFQRLGPTVPLPTQIVVTSENFKTILYWQYPPMSETPRFIVEIKPYILGHYKIISTCMNISAHFCDLSREIREPFASHWLRVKAVVGSQQSDYVETSEFILRKHGKMGPPKLNLSRHDDKIIVDIYHPAFPSVELLPWIEQELTYLVTFWDSKKQVEEVFPEDNCTVDKCSVSIPIPAEGSTYCVSAKGNFYGGLMVGAPSDKSCIHVPLKQILSIQYINILFGVIPSLSLMLIVCCGYKKLRKKNIKLPKSLVSVIRNLNTDSILESKPDTKYISVINFMPGQTVLPVNHEVTLLEVQPEEETVSPENSGEGASSALADASGGRTEEVSLQESTEEVSSGDEQNHKVKESYFISDSTQMDICSSSSGPEISTTEMPQTVIPSSCLKFSGYDKPHVPLDMLIDVGEEQPVIAYRPTD, encoded by the exons TGCCTTTACCAACGCAGATTGTAGTAACatctgaaaatttcaaaaccaTCTTATATTGGCAATACCCACCTATGTCTGAAACTCCTCGTTTTATTGTGGAAATCAAACCCTACAT TTTAGGTCACTATAAGATCATCTCCACGTGCATGAACATTTCAGCTCATTTTTGTGATCTCTCAAGGGAAATACGTGAGCCTTTTGCCTCTCACTGGCTTCGAGTTAAAGCTGTTGTTGGGTCACAACAGTCTGACTATGTTGAGACGAGtgaatttattttgagaaaGCATG GAAAAATGGGACCACCAAAACTGAATCTCTCAAGGCATGATGATAAAATCATAGTTGATATTTACCATCCTGCATTCCCATCTGTGGAGCTTCTTCCTTGGATTGAACAAGAGCTCACGTACTTGGTGACTTTTTGGGATAGTAAAAAACAG GTTGAAGAAGTGTTCCCTGAAGACAACTGTACGGTGGATAAATGTAGCGTCAGCATCCCAATTCCTGCTGAAGGTTCCACTTACTGTGTTTCAGCAAAGGGAAATTTTTATGGTGGTCTGATGGTTGGTGCCCCATCAGACAAAAGCTGCATTCATGTTCCTCTCAAGCAGATATTGA GCATACAATATATCAACATTCTGTTTGGTGTTATTCCGAGCCTGAGTCTAATGTTGATAGTGTGTTGTGGCTACAAGAAACTAAGGAAGAAGAACATAAAGCTGCCTAAGTCTTTG GTCAGTGTCATAAGAAACCTGAACACAGACAGCATTCTAGAATCAAAACCAGACACAAAATACATATCTGTAATAAACTTCATGCCAGGCCAGACGGTGCTTCCAGTGAACCATGAAGTAACCTTGCTGGAGGTACAGCCAGAAGAAGAAACTGTTAGTCCTGAGAATTCCGGTGAAGGAGCATCTTCTGCTTTGGCTGATGCCTCTGGGGGAAGAACAGAAGAGGTGTCTCTGcaggaaagcacagaggagGTATCTTCTGGTGATGAACAGAATCACAAAGTAAAAGAGAgttatttcatttctgacagTACCCAAATGGATATCTGCAGTAGTTCTTCAGGTCCAGAGATTTCTACCACAGAAATGCCACAAACAGTTATTCCAAGCAGCTGTCTCAAGTTTTCTGGCTATGACAAGCCTCATGTTCCATTAGATATGCTGATAGATGTTGGTGAAGAGCAGCCTGTGATTGCTTACAGGCCAACTGACTAA
- the IFNGR1 gene encoding interferon gamma receptor 1 isoform X4, whose protein sequence is MDEHSVFIKKRGGSRSLFQRLGPTVPLPTQIVVTSENFKTILYWQYPPMSETPRFIVEIKPYILGHYKIISTCMNISAHFCDLSREIREPFASHWLRVKAVVGSQQSDYVETSEFILRKHGKMGPPKLNLSRHDDKIIVDIYHPAFPSVELLPWIEQELTYLVTFWDSKKQVEEVFPEDNCTVDKCSVSIPIPAEGSTYCVSAKGNFYGGLMVGAPSDKSCIHVPLKQILSIQYINILFGVIPSLSLMLIVCCGYKKLRKKNIKLPKSLVSVIRNLNTDSILESKPDTKYISVINFMPGQTVLPVNHEVTLLEVQPEEETVSPENSGEGASSALADASGGRTEEVSLQESTEEVSSGDEQNHKVKESYFISDSTQMDICSSSSGPEISTTEMPQTVIPSSCLKFSGYDKPHVPLDMLIDVGEEQPVIAYRPTD, encoded by the exons TGCCTTTACCAACGCAGATTGTAGTAACatctgaaaatttcaaaaccaTCTTATATTGGCAATACCCACCTATGTCTGAAACTCCTCGTTTTATTGTGGAAATCAAACCCTACAT TTTAGGTCACTATAAGATCATCTCCACGTGCATGAACATTTCAGCTCATTTTTGTGATCTCTCAAGGGAAATACGTGAGCCTTTTGCCTCTCACTGGCTTCGAGTTAAAGCTGTTGTTGGGTCACAACAGTCTGACTATGTTGAGACGAGtgaatttattttgagaaaGCATG GAAAAATGGGACCACCAAAACTGAATCTCTCAAGGCATGATGATAAAATCATAGTTGATATTTACCATCCTGCATTCCCATCTGTGGAGCTTCTTCCTTGGATTGAACAAGAGCTCACGTACTTGGTGACTTTTTGGGATAGTAAAAAACAG GTTGAAGAAGTGTTCCCTGAAGACAACTGTACGGTGGATAAATGTAGCGTCAGCATCCCAATTCCTGCTGAAGGTTCCACTTACTGTGTTTCAGCAAAGGGAAATTTTTATGGTGGTCTGATGGTTGGTGCCCCATCAGACAAAAGCTGCATTCATGTTCCTCTCAAGCAGATATTGA GCATACAATATATCAACATTCTGTTTGGTGTTATTCCGAGCCTGAGTCTAATGTTGATAGTGTGTTGTGGCTACAAGAAACTAAGGAAGAAGAACATAAAGCTGCCTAAGTCTTTG GTCAGTGTCATAAGAAACCTGAACACAGACAGCATTCTAGAATCAAAACCAGACACAAAATACATATCTGTAATAAACTTCATGCCAGGCCAGACGGTGCTTCCAGTGAACCATGAAGTAACCTTGCTGGAGGTACAGCCAGAAGAAGAAACTGTTAGTCCTGAGAATTCCGGTGAAGGAGCATCTTCTGCTTTGGCTGATGCCTCTGGGGGAAGAACAGAAGAGGTGTCTCTGcaggaaagcacagaggagGTATCTTCTGGTGATGAACAGAATCACAAAGTAAAAGAGAgttatttcatttctgacagTACCCAAATGGATATCTGCAGTAGTTCTTCAGGTCCAGAGATTTCTACCACAGAAATGCCACAAACAGTTATTCCAAGCAGCTGTCTCAAGTTTTCTGGCTATGACAAGCCTCATGTTCCATTAGATATGCTGATAGATGTTGGTGAAGAGCAGCCTGTGATTGCTTACAGGCCAACTGACTAA
- the IFNGR1 gene encoding interferon gamma receptor 1 isoform X1: MKDEHSVFIKKRGGSRSLFQRLGPTVPLPTQIVVTSENFKTILYWQYPPMSETPRFIVEIKPYILGHYKIISTCMNISAHFCDLSREIREPFASHWLRVKAVVGSQQSDYVETSEFILRKHGKMGPPKLNLSRHDDKIIVDIYHPAFPSVELLPWIEQELTYLVTFWDSKKQVEEVFPEDNCTVDKCSVSIPIPAEGSTYCVSAKGNFYGGLMVGAPSDKSCIHVPLKQILSIQYINILFGVIPSLSLMLIVCCGYKKLRKKNIKLPKSLVSVIRNLNTDSILESKPDTKYISVINFMPGQTVLPVNHEVTLLEVQPEEETVSPENSGEGASSALADASGGRTEEVSLQESTEEVSSGDEQNHKVKESYFISDSTQMDICSSSSGPEISTTEMPQTVIPSSCLKFSGYDKPHVPLDMLIDVGEEQPVIAYRPTD, from the exons TGCCTTTACCAACGCAGATTGTAGTAACatctgaaaatttcaaaaccaTCTTATATTGGCAATACCCACCTATGTCTGAAACTCCTCGTTTTATTGTGGAAATCAAACCCTACAT TTTAGGTCACTATAAGATCATCTCCACGTGCATGAACATTTCAGCTCATTTTTGTGATCTCTCAAGGGAAATACGTGAGCCTTTTGCCTCTCACTGGCTTCGAGTTAAAGCTGTTGTTGGGTCACAACAGTCTGACTATGTTGAGACGAGtgaatttattttgagaaaGCATG GAAAAATGGGACCACCAAAACTGAATCTCTCAAGGCATGATGATAAAATCATAGTTGATATTTACCATCCTGCATTCCCATCTGTGGAGCTTCTTCCTTGGATTGAACAAGAGCTCACGTACTTGGTGACTTTTTGGGATAGTAAAAAACAG GTTGAAGAAGTGTTCCCTGAAGACAACTGTACGGTGGATAAATGTAGCGTCAGCATCCCAATTCCTGCTGAAGGTTCCACTTACTGTGTTTCAGCAAAGGGAAATTTTTATGGTGGTCTGATGGTTGGTGCCCCATCAGACAAAAGCTGCATTCATGTTCCTCTCAAGCAGATATTGA GCATACAATATATCAACATTCTGTTTGGTGTTATTCCGAGCCTGAGTCTAATGTTGATAGTGTGTTGTGGCTACAAGAAACTAAGGAAGAAGAACATAAAGCTGCCTAAGTCTTTG GTCAGTGTCATAAGAAACCTGAACACAGACAGCATTCTAGAATCAAAACCAGACACAAAATACATATCTGTAATAAACTTCATGCCAGGCCAGACGGTGCTTCCAGTGAACCATGAAGTAACCTTGCTGGAGGTACAGCCAGAAGAAGAAACTGTTAGTCCTGAGAATTCCGGTGAAGGAGCATCTTCTGCTTTGGCTGATGCCTCTGGGGGAAGAACAGAAGAGGTGTCTCTGcaggaaagcacagaggagGTATCTTCTGGTGATGAACAGAATCACAAAGTAAAAGAGAgttatttcatttctgacagTACCCAAATGGATATCTGCAGTAGTTCTTCAGGTCCAGAGATTTCTACCACAGAAATGCCACAAACAGTTATTCCAAGCAGCTGTCTCAAGTTTTCTGGCTATGACAAGCCTCATGTTCCATTAGATATGCTGATAGATGTTGGTGAAGAGCAGCCTGTGATTGCTTACAGGCCAACTGACTAA
- the IFNGR1 gene encoding interferon gamma receptor 1 isoform X3 translates to MRVPLALLALAALLALRRSAASRGEQRSAVPLPTQIVVTSENFKTILYWQYPPMSETPRFIVEIKPYILGHYKIISTCMNISAHFCDLSREIREPFASHWLRVKAVVGSQQSDYVETSEFILRKHGKMGPPKLNLSRHDDKIIVDIYHPAFPSVELLPWIEQELTYLVTFWDSKKQVEEVFPEDNCTVDKCSVSIPIPAEGSTYCVSAKGNFYGGLMVGAPSDKSCIHVPLKQILSIQYINILFGVIPSLSLMLIVCCGYKKLRKKNIKLPKSLVSVIRNLNTDSILESKPDTKYISVINFMPGQTVLPVNHEVTLLEVQPEEETVSPENSGEGASSALADASGGRTEEVSLQESTEEVSSGDEQNHKVKESYFISDSTQMDICSSSSGPEISTTEMPQTVIPSSCLKFSGYDKPHVPLDMLIDVGEEQPVIAYRPTD, encoded by the exons TGCCTTTACCAACGCAGATTGTAGTAACatctgaaaatttcaaaaccaTCTTATATTGGCAATACCCACCTATGTCTGAAACTCCTCGTTTTATTGTGGAAATCAAACCCTACAT TTTAGGTCACTATAAGATCATCTCCACGTGCATGAACATTTCAGCTCATTTTTGTGATCTCTCAAGGGAAATACGTGAGCCTTTTGCCTCTCACTGGCTTCGAGTTAAAGCTGTTGTTGGGTCACAACAGTCTGACTATGTTGAGACGAGtgaatttattttgagaaaGCATG GAAAAATGGGACCACCAAAACTGAATCTCTCAAGGCATGATGATAAAATCATAGTTGATATTTACCATCCTGCATTCCCATCTGTGGAGCTTCTTCCTTGGATTGAACAAGAGCTCACGTACTTGGTGACTTTTTGGGATAGTAAAAAACAG GTTGAAGAAGTGTTCCCTGAAGACAACTGTACGGTGGATAAATGTAGCGTCAGCATCCCAATTCCTGCTGAAGGTTCCACTTACTGTGTTTCAGCAAAGGGAAATTTTTATGGTGGTCTGATGGTTGGTGCCCCATCAGACAAAAGCTGCATTCATGTTCCTCTCAAGCAGATATTGA GCATACAATATATCAACATTCTGTTTGGTGTTATTCCGAGCCTGAGTCTAATGTTGATAGTGTGTTGTGGCTACAAGAAACTAAGGAAGAAGAACATAAAGCTGCCTAAGTCTTTG GTCAGTGTCATAAGAAACCTGAACACAGACAGCATTCTAGAATCAAAACCAGACACAAAATACATATCTGTAATAAACTTCATGCCAGGCCAGACGGTGCTTCCAGTGAACCATGAAGTAACCTTGCTGGAGGTACAGCCAGAAGAAGAAACTGTTAGTCCTGAGAATTCCGGTGAAGGAGCATCTTCTGCTTTGGCTGATGCCTCTGGGGGAAGAACAGAAGAGGTGTCTCTGcaggaaagcacagaggagGTATCTTCTGGTGATGAACAGAATCACAAAGTAAAAGAGAgttatttcatttctgacagTACCCAAATGGATATCTGCAGTAGTTCTTCAGGTCCAGAGATTTCTACCACAGAAATGCCACAAACAGTTATTCCAAGCAGCTGTCTCAAGTTTTCTGGCTATGACAAGCCTCATGTTCCATTAGATATGCTGATAGATGTTGGTGAAGAGCAGCCTGTGATTGCTTACAGGCCAACTGACTAA